The Aggregatilinea lenta genome includes a region encoding these proteins:
- a CDS encoding IS982 family transposase, with protein sequence MDHITFMVTIFCYIDDWLKTQPRVRQRGPQPILADSEVLTMEIVGEYLSIDTDHAIYQHFCRHYSEWFPKLRQVDRVTFVRQAANLWRVKERLWQHLLTQVAFDPALSVVDSFPLPVCRFGRAYRCRRLREWSAWGYDDVAKQRFFGMRVHVRICWPGVIVGLAVFPADVHDRWAAEDLLANAHGWVLGDTNYWSPMLRDDLVRQGACLLAPRKTSVKRDHHPWPRWLTQTRRRVETVIGQLVERFQGKRVWARDPWHLCSRWLRKLLSHTFAVFLAQQAGLASPLQFAALLSD encoded by the coding sequence ATGGATCATATCACGTTTATGGTCACGATCTTCTGCTACATTGACGACTGGCTCAAGACGCAGCCGCGCGTGCGACAGCGCGGACCGCAGCCGATCCTGGCCGACAGCGAAGTGCTGACGATGGAAATCGTCGGCGAATACCTGAGCATCGATACGGACCACGCGATCTATCAGCATTTCTGTCGCCACTATAGTGAGTGGTTTCCAAAGCTGCGGCAGGTAGACCGGGTCACATTTGTGCGTCAAGCGGCGAATCTGTGGCGGGTCAAAGAGCGACTGTGGCAGCATCTGCTGACGCAGGTGGCATTTGACCCGGCGCTGTCGGTGGTGGACAGCTTTCCCCTGCCGGTGTGCCGTTTTGGGCGCGCGTACCGCTGCCGACGACTGCGCGAGTGGTCGGCATGGGGCTACGACGATGTGGCCAAGCAGCGTTTCTTCGGGATGCGGGTGCATGTCCGCATCTGCTGGCCCGGCGTGATTGTGGGACTGGCCGTCTTTCCTGCCGATGTGCATGACCGCTGGGCGGCTGAAGACCTGCTCGCCAACGCCCACGGCTGGGTCCTGGGGGATACCAACTACTGGAGCCCGATGCTGCGTGACGATCTGGTCCGGCAAGGCGCTTGCCTGCTCGCCCCGCGCAAAACATCGGTCAAGCGTGACCATCATCCCTGGCCGCGCTGGCTGACCCAGACCCGCCGCCGTGTCGAAACCGTCATCGGCCAATTGGTCGAGCGCTTTCAAGGCAAGCGTGTCTGGGCCCGTGATCCCTGGCATTTGTGTTCGCGCTGGTTGCGCAAGCTGCTCAGTCATACGTTTGCGGTTTTCCTGGCTCAGCAGGCTGGCTTGGCGTCGCCGCTCCAGTTCGCTGCCCTTCTGTCCGATTAA
- a CDS encoding GNAT family N-acetyltransferase → MPDMLVKLYTLPDLAPVLAEQAAQGITVRRALAPEKRRVVEWVRKHFHDTAWDSECDVSFAHQPIGCYVAVRDGALIGFGCYDVTAKGFFGPTGVAESARGLGTGKALLLACLHSLRIEGYGYAIIGAAGPTEFYTHIVGATVIEDSWPGVYAGLLD, encoded by the coding sequence ATGCCGGATATGCTCGTCAAGCTCTACACTCTGCCGGACCTCGCGCCGGTGCTCGCGGAGCAGGCCGCGCAAGGGATCACCGTGCGGCGGGCGCTCGCGCCGGAAAAGCGCCGCGTGGTCGAATGGGTGCGCAAACATTTTCATGACACCGCCTGGGACAGCGAATGCGACGTGTCGTTCGCGCACCAGCCTATCGGCTGCTACGTCGCCGTGCGTGACGGCGCGCTGATCGGCTTCGGCTGTTACGACGTCACGGCGAAGGGCTTCTTCGGCCCGACCGGGGTCGCGGAATCGGCGCGCGGCCTGGGCACGGGCAAGGCGCTGCTGCTGGCCTGCCTGCACAGCCTGCGCATAGAGGGCTACGGCTACGCCATCATCGGCGCGGCGGGACCCACCGAGTTTTACACGCACATCGTGGGCGCAACCGTGATCGAGGATTCGTGGCCGGGCGTCTACGCGGGGTTGTTGGACTGA
- a CDS encoding ROK family protein: MNPLAVGVDIGGTKIDLVLLDTSGTVHAEHRLPTLAAEGPAAVLDRVADGITRLLQDAPGPVSGIGIGCPGHVDPVSGVVRTAVNLGWTEVALRQEVLNRLLVDLPIACDNDVNAAALGEYYFGAARGLGDLVYLAVGTGLGAGALVNGHIVVGAGASAMEVGHLSFDPGGRLCRCGGHGCAEMYVAGVGLIAGAKEHRPDYPDTILPAEAAPSDILAAARAGDALACTVMNEAAVTLGQIMACCASLFDPAALVIGGGLGLAAADLLIDPAQEAMRQRVLPDVADSVRVVRSGLERIALGAACLAFEAQRETNPCG, encoded by the coding sequence ATGAATCCGCTGGCAGTCGGCGTAGATATTGGCGGGACCAAGATCGACCTCGTGCTGCTCGACACCTCCGGCACCGTTCACGCCGAGCATCGCCTGCCCACCCTGGCCGCCGAAGGCCCCGCCGCCGTGCTCGACCGCGTGGCGGACGGCATCACACGGCTGCTGCAGGACGCGCCGGGACCGGTGAGCGGCATCGGCATCGGCTGCCCCGGCCACGTCGATCCGGTTTCAGGTGTGGTGCGCACGGCGGTCAACCTGGGCTGGACGGAAGTCGCGCTGCGGCAGGAAGTCCTGAACCGCCTCCTGGTCGATCTCCCCATCGCATGCGACAATGACGTGAACGCCGCCGCCCTGGGCGAGTATTATTTCGGCGCGGCGCGCGGCCTGGGCGACCTCGTGTACCTCGCCGTGGGCACGGGCCTGGGTGCGGGTGCGCTGGTGAACGGGCACATCGTCGTCGGCGCGGGCGCGTCCGCGATGGAAGTGGGCCACCTGTCCTTCGATCCGGGCGGGCGGCTGTGCCGCTGTGGTGGGCACGGCTGCGCGGAGATGTACGTCGCGGGCGTGGGGCTGATCGCCGGGGCGAAAGAACACCGCCCCGACTATCCCGATACGATCCTGCCCGCTGAGGCTGCGCCCAGCGATATTCTGGCAGCGGCACGGGCGGGGGATGCGCTGGCGTGCACCGTCATGAACGAAGCGGCGGTCACGCTGGGACAGATCATGGCGTGCTGCGCGAGCCTGTTCGATCCGGCGGCGCTGGTGATCGGCGGCGGGCTGGGCCTCGCGGCGGCGGATCTGCTGATCGATCCGGCGCAGGAGGCAATGCGCCAACGCGTGCTGCCGGACGTGGCGGATTCGGTGCGTGTGGTGCGCTCCGGCCTGGAACGGATCGCACTCGGCGCGGCGTGTCTGGCGTTCGAGGCGCAGCGCGAAACCAATCCCTGTGGATAA
- a CDS encoding ABC transporter substrate-binding protein, with protein MKRLIVALVLVCALVVPMATGFAQDDDPRASDPFWNPTDELIQSWRVIDNVEEGAEITFWTMSLSPTFDEYINKIVENFELAYPEVTVNWEDQPWDSLQDKVRNSFAAGEAPDVININPTWIGEFAEADLLMNMDDALAAYPDVRDQYSDGAWTTSMYNDASYQIPWYLGLSNFLGYNTAILDELGVAPEDLPTTWTDLYDFCAMVREESDYYCTSLNFGGGIELNLLNYLVYNDVPVYNEDGTVALNTGSAVENLQLWADLVQNDLVPRESLTDDHRAMVERFSQGETAVIMIAPHMLRLVEEANPDVYAQLAVAPGITGTSGANATDVQSLVIPAATEYPNAALALATFVTNAETQAAFSKEAAIFPSNLGSYDDPFFQSVDPENPVSVVRPLAYDYVLNALNLRPTFPNDAEVQQVIIDAQNAALLAEKTPQEALDDMVAQINELIAEAE; from the coding sequence ATGAAACGTCTGATCGTCGCCCTGGTTCTTGTGTGTGCGCTCGTCGTGCCGATGGCGACCGGCTTCGCGCAGGATGACGACCCTCGCGCGTCTGACCCCTTCTGGAATCCCACCGACGAGTTGATCCAGTCCTGGCGCGTGATCGACAACGTCGAAGAGGGCGCGGAAATTACGTTCTGGACGATGTCGCTCTCGCCCACCTTTGATGAGTATATCAATAAGATCGTGGAAAACTTTGAGCTGGCCTACCCCGAAGTGACCGTTAACTGGGAAGACCAGCCCTGGGACAGCCTGCAGGACAAGGTCCGCAATTCCTTCGCGGCAGGCGAAGCGCCCGACGTGATCAACATCAACCCGACCTGGATCGGTGAGTTCGCCGAAGCGGACCTGCTGATGAACATGGACGACGCCCTGGCGGCCTACCCCGACGTGCGCGACCAGTATTCGGACGGCGCGTGGACGACCTCCATGTACAACGACGCCAGCTACCAGATCCCCTGGTACCTGGGCCTGTCGAACTTCCTGGGCTACAACACCGCGATCCTGGACGAACTGGGTGTCGCGCCGGAAGACCTGCCCACCACCTGGACCGATCTGTACGACTTCTGCGCGATGGTCCGCGAAGAGAGCGACTACTACTGCACGTCGCTGAACTTCGGCGGCGGCATCGAACTCAACCTGCTCAACTACCTCGTCTACAACGACGTCCCGGTTTACAACGAAGACGGCACCGTGGCCCTGAACACCGGCTCGGCGGTCGAGAATCTGCAGCTGTGGGCCGATCTGGTTCAGAACGACCTCGTCCCGCGCGAAAGCCTGACCGACGACCACCGCGCGATGGTGGAGCGCTTTAGCCAGGGCGAAACCGCCGTCATCATGATCGCCCCGCACATGCTGCGCCTGGTCGAAGAAGCCAACCCGGACGTATACGCTCAGCTCGCCGTGGCCCCCGGCATCACCGGCACGAGCGGTGCGAACGCGACCGACGTGCAGTCGCTGGTCATCCCCGCCGCCACCGAATATCCCAACGCGGCGCTGGCCCTGGCGACCTTCGTGACCAACGCGGAAACGCAGGCGGCCTTCAGCAAGGAAGCCGCGATCTTCCCGTCGAACCTGGGCAGCTACGACGATCCGTTCTTCCAGTCGGTCGATCCTGAGAACCCCGTCTCGGTCGTGCGCCCGCTGGCTTACGACTACGTGCTCAACGCGCTGAACCTGCGCCCGACCTTCCCGAACGACGCGGAAGTGCAGCAGGTGATCATCGACGCGCAGAACGCCGCCCTGCTGGCCGAAAAGACCCCGCAGGAAGCGCTCGACGACATGGTCGCTCAGATCAACGAGTTGATCGCTGAGGCCGAGTAA
- a CDS encoding carbohydrate ABC transporter permease, with amino-acid sequence MSVMERRRTVASYLFLLPALAFLAVFLFVPIAQVVYYSFTDYDLLTAPHWVGLENYTNLFQDDLFWKSLLHSLIYLIVTPILIVVSIVLAIIVNRPLRGMYFFRALYYIPVVISAVAIGMIFDFVFAEPAGLINGTLRQLGLIDKPIHFLTDPGLILYSIMSVTIWRGIGYYMVMFLAGLQSIPEELYEAASIDGASRFRQHLHITIPQLRPVITFVAVISSIAALRAFDEIYILTDGTGGLLDSGLTVIFYLYRQAFRFLNIGYAAAIAVVFTLFTMIFSLINLRFLEERN; translated from the coding sequence ATGTCGGTCATGGAACGCCGCCGCACCGTCGCCTCATACCTCTTTTTGCTGCCTGCCCTGGCCTTTCTGGCCGTGTTCCTGTTCGTGCCTATCGCGCAGGTGGTGTACTACAGCTTCACCGATTACGACCTGCTGACCGCGCCGCACTGGGTAGGGCTGGAAAATTATACGAACCTGTTTCAGGACGACCTCTTTTGGAAGTCGCTGCTGCATTCGCTGATTTATTTGATCGTTACGCCGATTCTGATCGTGGTGTCGATCGTGCTGGCGATCATCGTCAACCGCCCGCTGCGCGGCATGTATTTCTTCCGGGCGCTCTATTATATCCCCGTGGTGATCTCGGCGGTCGCTATCGGCATGATCTTCGACTTCGTCTTCGCCGAGCCTGCCGGGCTGATCAACGGCACGCTGCGCCAACTGGGACTGATCGACAAGCCGATCCATTTCCTGACCGATCCCGGCCTGATCCTCTATTCGATCATGAGCGTGACGATCTGGCGCGGCATCGGCTATTACATGGTGATGTTCCTGGCCGGGCTGCAATCCATCCCCGAAGAACTCTACGAGGCGGCCTCCATCGACGGCGCGAGCCGCTTCCGCCAGCACCTGCACATCACCATCCCGCAGCTTCGCCCGGTGATTACGTTCGTCGCGGTCATTTCCTCGATCGCGGCGCTACGCGCGTTTGACGAGATCTACATTTTGACGGACGGCACCGGCGGCCTGCTCGACAGTGGCCTGACCGTGATCTTCTACCTCTACCGGCAGGCGTTCCGCTTCCTGAACATCGGTTATGCGGCGGCGATTGCGGTGGTCTTCACGTTGTTCACCATGATCTTCTCGCTGATCAACCTGCGCTTTTTGGAGGAGAGGAACTGA
- a CDS encoding carbohydrate ABC transporter permease, producing MAAPALISRKPLSARFKRWLEGSGWYALLILFALATALPLIWTGLMSVRENSSNLFHKNAPPELLPYPGVIGWGEGYRDAQQSGSYDVSEDEATGSLPAGQWTDYGPTWEERFQGTILEGYTFPATTQNYYKVSTDVPIARYFANSLIVAISVVILNVITCSLAAYPLAKLHFKGRRVVFSVILGTLVFPPQLLFIPLYVMAVKVFHFDDTFWSLILPFSTSAFGIFLLRQIYQGIPDELLEAARLDGATEFGIWWRVLLPLIKPGVATLAIITFVDSWNAFLWPLLMMSDRNKFTLPLGLSYLRGFFSGDIRTVAAGIVIATVPMIIFFLVFQKQFVRGLSGAVKG from the coding sequence ATGGCTGCTCCCGCGCTGATATCACGCAAGCCGCTGAGCGCGCGCTTCAAGCGCTGGCTGGAAGGCAGCGGCTGGTACGCGCTCCTGATCCTGTTCGCGCTGGCGACCGCGCTGCCGCTGATCTGGACCGGCCTGATGAGCGTGCGCGAAAACTCCAGCAACCTGTTCCACAAGAACGCGCCGCCGGAGTTGCTGCCCTATCCCGGCGTGATCGGCTGGGGCGAGGGTTACCGCGACGCGCAGCAGTCCGGCAGCTACGACGTCAGCGAGGACGAAGCGACCGGCAGCCTGCCCGCCGGACAGTGGACCGACTATGGCCCGACCTGGGAGGAGCGCTTCCAGGGCACGATCCTGGAAGGTTATACCTTCCCCGCCACGACGCAGAACTATTACAAGGTGTCCACCGATGTGCCGATCGCGCGCTACTTCGCCAACAGCCTGATCGTGGCGATCAGCGTGGTGATCCTGAACGTCATCACCTGCTCGTTGGCCGCTTACCCGCTGGCAAAGCTGCACTTCAAGGGGCGGCGTGTGGTGTTCTCGGTGATCCTGGGCACGCTGGTCTTCCCGCCGCAGTTGTTGTTTATCCCGCTGTACGTGATGGCGGTCAAGGTCTTCCACTTCGACGACACGTTCTGGAGCCTGATCCTGCCGTTTTCGACCAGCGCATTCGGCATCTTCCTGCTGCGCCAGATCTACCAGGGCATCCCCGATGAACTGCTCGAAGCGGCCCGCCTGGACGGCGCGACCGAGTTTGGCATCTGGTGGCGCGTGCTGCTGCCGCTGATCAAGCCCGGCGTGGCGACCCTGGCGATCATTACCTTCGTCGATTCGTGGAACGCGTTCCTGTGGCCGCTGCTGATGATGTCCGACCGCAACAAGTTCACGCTGCCGCTGGGCCTGTCGTATCTGCGCGGCTTCTTCAGCGGCGACATTCGCACCGTGGCGGCGGGCATTGTGATCGCCACCGTTCCGATGATCATTTTCTTCCTGGTGTTCCAGAAGCAGTTCGTGCGCGGGCTGTCTGGGGCAGTCAAGGGGTAA
- the nagZ gene encoding beta-N-acetylhexosaminidase produces the protein MSQLMLSFEGLTVPHDILAAVERGEVASFCLFGHYNGGSPAQVRALAESLIDAARAGGLPTPLIGLDQEGGQLMALTEGVTELPGNMALGATRSPELAEQIGRVLGRELRAMGINMNFAPSADVNVNPANPVVGTRSFGEDPALVADLAAAMIRGMQAEGVAATAKHFPGHGDVSLDSHYDLSVVPHARERLDAVELFPFRAAIEAGVKAVMTAHVLYPALDADLPATLSPAILTGLLRRELAFDGLIITDAMDMAPAAPRYGALQSARMALEAGADLVMLAHLPDQLALVRDTLDLTRPQSAARIHALCVALDGPLPSLDVVGCAAHRQIAQTVAERAITVVRDGGTLPLQPAPDDSIAVVTPETLNLTPADSSEGVSIHLADAIRRRHPRTQDYTLRHGNGDVAALLAAVEAASVVVVGTISAEHDPDQAALVQALHARDQQVIVVSLRTPYDLSVFPMVETYLCAYGIRDVNTEAVARVLFGEIAATGVLPCAIPGIAATAP, from the coding sequence ATGTCACAACTGATGCTGAGCTTCGAGGGGCTGACCGTCCCGCACGATATTTTGGCCGCCGTCGAGCGCGGCGAGGTCGCCAGCTTCTGCCTGTTCGGCCACTACAATGGCGGATCCCCGGCACAGGTGCGCGCCCTGGCGGAGTCGCTGATCGATGCGGCGCGCGCCGGAGGACTCCCCACGCCGCTGATCGGGCTGGACCAGGAGGGCGGCCAGTTGATGGCGCTCACCGAGGGCGTGACCGAGCTGCCCGGCAACATGGCGCTGGGCGCGACGCGCTCGCCGGAGCTGGCTGAGCAGATCGGGCGCGTGCTGGGCCGCGAGCTGCGCGCGATGGGCATCAACATGAACTTCGCGCCCTCCGCTGACGTGAACGTCAACCCGGCCAACCCGGTGGTGGGCACGCGCTCGTTTGGCGAAGATCCAGCGCTGGTCGCGGATCTGGCTGCCGCGATGATTCGCGGCATGCAGGCCGAAGGCGTCGCGGCGACGGCCAAGCACTTCCCCGGTCACGGCGACGTCAGCCTGGACTCGCATTACGATCTCTCGGTCGTGCCGCATGCGCGCGAGCGGCTGGACGCGGTCGAGCTGTTCCCGTTTCGCGCGGCGATTGAGGCGGGCGTCAAAGCGGTGATGACCGCTCACGTGCTTTATCCCGCCCTGGACGCCGATCTGCCCGCGACGCTCTCGCCTGCGATCCTGACCGGCCTGCTGCGGCGCGAGCTGGCCTTCGACGGCCTGATCATCACCGATGCGATGGACATGGCCCCTGCCGCGCCGCGCTACGGCGCGCTGCAGAGCGCGCGCATGGCACTTGAAGCGGGCGCGGATCTGGTCATGCTGGCCCATCTGCCCGATCAACTGGCGTTGGTGCGGGACACGCTCGACCTCACACGTCCGCAGTCGGCGGCGCGAATCCACGCGCTGTGCGTCGCGCTGGACGGGCCGCTGCCATCGCTGGACGTGGTCGGCTGCGCGGCACACCGGCAGATCGCGCAGACGGTCGCGGAGCGCGCGATTACCGTTGTGCGCGACGGCGGGACGCTGCCGCTGCAACCCGCCCCCGACGATTCCATTGCGGTCGTGACACCCGAAACGCTCAACCTGACCCCGGCGGATTCGTCCGAGGGGGTGAGCATTCACCTCGCCGACGCCATCAGGCGGCGGCACCCGCGCACGCAGGATTACACGCTGCGCCACGGGAACGGCGACGTGGCCGCGCTGCTGGCAGCGGTCGAAGCGGCGTCCGTGGTGGTGGTCGGCACGATCAGCGCCGAGCACGATCCCGATCAGGCGGCGCTGGTGCAGGCGCTGCACGCCCGCGACCAGCAGGTGATCGTCGTGTCGCTGCGCACGCCATACGACCTGTCCGTTTTCCCGATGGTGGAGACGTACCTGTGTGCGTACGGCATCCGCGACGTGAACACCGAAGCCGTGGCGCGCGTGCTGTTTGGCGAGATCGCGGCGACGGGCGTGCTGCCCTGCGCCATTCCGGGCATCGCGGCGACCGCGCCGTAA
- a CDS encoding ROK family transcriptional regulator, producing MVSSRNAADKATPSQLRNHNRQLLLRAIYTGMAETRVALAQQTGLAKPTVSEVIAELMDAGLLVEEGRGPSTEGGGKRPRLLRFVPTARQVIGISITEERVEGALAFLDGRMVAQHYLDLEEPDYPTGEAAIDAVFQVLNGLIAQLDAPLLSVGVGVSGVVDAERGLVSYMPCLEWHNVPLAQRLEAYCEAPVYIANSTELAAMAQYVFGLVGDVNTLATVLVGGGVGVGLVISGRLFHGGGEIGHLRLAHHLPGASGDLAGTPLEALLGWRAVKARARVLQREFPGDLLPGPDERLTYMHLGYAAANGDPVALALLDELSGYLAQVFAWIIGLLRPDHITLAGPITNAGPALLERTIARTQQLVLPDLAQSVSYSLTESTNLVAVGAIAQALQRELGVV from the coding sequence ATGGTAAGCTCGCGGAACGCCGCCGATAAAGCCACCCCCAGCCAGCTGCGGAATCACAACCGCCAGCTGCTGCTGCGTGCAATCTATACCGGCATGGCGGAAACGCGCGTCGCGCTGGCCCAGCAAACCGGCCTCGCCAAGCCGACCGTCTCCGAAGTGATCGCGGAATTGATGGACGCCGGGCTGCTGGTCGAGGAGGGGCGCGGCCCCTCAACCGAGGGCGGCGGCAAGCGGCCCCGCCTGCTGCGCTTCGTGCCCACCGCGCGCCAGGTGATCGGCATTTCGATCACCGAGGAGCGTGTCGAGGGCGCGCTGGCGTTCCTGGACGGGCGTATGGTCGCGCAGCATTATCTCGACCTGGAGGAGCCCGATTATCCGACCGGTGAAGCCGCGATTGACGCCGTGTTCCAGGTGCTCAACGGGCTGATCGCGCAGTTGGACGCGCCGCTGCTCAGCGTGGGGGTGGGGGTATCCGGCGTGGTGGACGCCGAGCGCGGGCTGGTGAGCTACATGCCGTGCCTGGAATGGCACAATGTCCCGCTGGCGCAGCGCCTCGAAGCTTACTGTGAGGCCCCGGTCTACATCGCCAACAGCACGGAACTGGCCGCGATGGCGCAGTACGTCTTCGGGCTGGTGGGCGACGTCAACACGCTGGCGACGGTGCTGGTCGGCGGCGGGGTGGGCGTCGGGCTGGTGATCTCCGGGCGGCTGTTCCACGGCGGCGGCGAGATCGGCCACCTGCGGCTGGCGCACCATCTGCCGGGCGCGTCCGGCGATCTGGCCGGGACGCCGCTCGAAGCGCTGCTCGGCTGGCGCGCGGTCAAGGCGCGGGCGCGCGTGCTCCAACGCGAGTTTCCCGGCGATCTGCTGCCCGGCCCCGACGAACGCCTGACGTACATGCACCTGGGCTACGCCGCCGCCAACGGCGATCCGGTGGCGCTGGCGCTGCTGGACGAATTGAGCGGTTATCTGGCCCAGGTCTTCGCGTGGATCATCGGCCTGCTGCGGCCCGATCACATCACGCTGGCCGGGCCGATCACCAATGCGGGTCCGGCGCTGCTGGAGCGCACTATCGCGCGGACGCAGCAGCTCGTGCTGCCCGATCTCGCGCAGAGCGTGTCCTATTCCCTGACCGAATCGACCAATCTCGTGGCGGTGGGCGCTATCGCACAGGCACTTCAGCGCGAACTGGGGGTGGTGTGA
- a CDS encoding LacI family DNA-binding transcriptional regulator, translating into MASRQPALGIITNDRHNIFQRNAIAGIEDIASQHGYRVVVDSFAEDPAHPGPITLDVAAMAGVLVIADAAPHDLLRQIDAMGVPMVLVSHQVPGLPIPSIIVDNAQGIAALIQHVVEHCGRRKLVFIQGLMSQRDAIERDAAFRWEQMRYNLAVPPSRFLRGDFIESVAADSVRALLDTDRDFDAIVASDYVMAQAAVEVLREAGIRVPQDVCVVGFGDAPEADAAGLTTVAADVGEQGRRAARQLLSVIAGRRTRGVTVLSARLIVRQTC; encoded by the coding sequence ATGGCCTCCCGACAGCCCGCGCTCGGCATCATCACCAACGACCGGCACAACATTTTCCAACGCAACGCCATTGCGGGGATCGAAGACATCGCGTCGCAGCACGGCTACCGCGTCGTGGTCGATTCCTTCGCGGAAGATCCGGCGCACCCTGGCCCCATTACGCTCGACGTGGCGGCGATGGCGGGCGTGCTGGTGATCGCGGACGCGGCCCCGCACGACCTGCTGCGGCAGATCGATGCGATGGGCGTGCCGATGGTGCTGGTCAGCCATCAGGTGCCCGGCCTGCCGATCCCATCGATCATCGTGGACAACGCCCAGGGCATTGCCGCGTTGATTCAGCATGTCGTGGAGCACTGCGGGCGGCGTAAGCTGGTGTTCATCCAGGGCTTGATGAGCCAGCGCGACGCCATCGAGCGCGACGCCGCGTTCCGCTGGGAGCAGATGCGCTATAACCTCGCCGTGCCGCCGTCGCGTTTTCTGCGCGGCGACTTCATTGAAAGCGTCGCGGCGGATTCAGTGCGCGCTCTGCTGGACACCGATCGCGATTTCGACGCAATCGTGGCCTCCGACTATGTGATGGCGCAGGCTGCCGTCGAGGTGCTGCGCGAGGCGGGCATCCGCGTGCCGCAGGACGTGTGCGTGGTTGGCTTCGGCGACGCGCCGGAGGCGGACGCGGCGGGCCTGACGACCGTCGCCGCCGACGTCGGCGAGCAGGGGCGGCGCGCGGCGCGCCAGCTTTTGAGCGTGATCGCCGGGCGGCGCACGCGCGGCGTGACCGTGCTCAGCGCGCGCCTGATCGTGCGCCAGACGTGCTGA
- a CDS encoding DUF362 domain-containing protein gives MGSSLSHPVYSRDATVYVISGTEKFETFHRAVEQSGFINHVLDRWRATGKPQAEFRIAIKPNIMTASKHEENSPVYTDPALVEDLIRLLRAEGFSRFTVVETQNVYNYSYTGRTVQAVAEMCGYSGDGYDIVDLNDDTVPLDYGGLLGVHPAGRAWLEADYRVSFAKNKTHWQCFYTASLKCVYGCLPMWDKMKVYHGRGRGGRNIEFFHATVLVNEKMPAHFGFMDAWVSGDGLTGHVRDPYPNETHTIFASENCFALDWVAGEKMQIDPGQNYVLQEAMHRWGTIHITRVGNMTPWYPWDNVRPIVVIGFNVIEEFYWFGRFMSRAAATESDPRFPQVGRYQGFFKVMQAIVRLLEGLLTRATDPKKTRRLPV, from the coding sequence ATGGGGAGTTCCCTGTCCCATCCCGTCTATTCCCGTGACGCGACCGTGTACGTCATTTCCGGCACGGAGAAGTTCGAGACGTTCCACCGCGCGGTCGAGCAGTCCGGCTTCATCAACCACGTGCTCGATCGCTGGCGCGCGACCGGCAAACCCCAGGCCGAGTTCCGCATCGCCATCAAGCCCAACATCATGACCGCCTCGAAGCACGAGGAGAATTCCCCGGTCTACACCGACCCGGCGCTGGTGGAAGACCTGATCCGGCTGCTGCGCGCGGAGGGCTTCTCGCGCTTCACCGTGGTCGAGACGCAGAATGTCTATAACTACTCGTACACGGGGCGCACGGTGCAAGCCGTCGCGGAAATGTGCGGTTATTCCGGTGATGGGTACGACATCGTGGACCTGAACGACGACACCGTGCCGCTCGACTATGGCGGTTTGCTCGGCGTGCATCCGGCGGGTCGCGCGTGGCTGGAAGCGGACTACCGCGTCTCGTTCGCCAAGAACAAGACGCACTGGCAGTGTTTTTATACCGCCTCGCTGAAGTGCGTCTACGGCTGTCTGCCGATGTGGGACAAGATGAAGGTCTATCATGGGCGCGGGCGCGGCGGGCGTAATATCGAGTTTTTCCACGCGACGGTGCTGGTCAACGAGAAGATGCCCGCGCACTTCGGTTTCATGGATGCGTGGGTCAGTGGCGACGGCCTGACCGGCCACGTGCGCGATCCGTATCCGAACGAGACGCATACGATCTTCGCCTCGGAGAACTGCTTCGCGCTGGACTGGGTCGCGGGCGAAAAGATGCAGATCGATCCGGGCCAGAACTACGTGCTGCAAGAAGCCATGCACCGCTGGGGCACGATTCACATCACGCGCGTGGGCAACATGACGCCGTGGTATCCGTGGGACAACGTGCGCCCGATCGTGGTGATCGGCTTCAATGTCATCGAAGAATTTTACTGGTTCGGGCGTTTCATGTCGCGCGCGGCGGCCACCGAATCCGACCCGCGCTTCCCGCAGGTGGGGCGCTATCAGGGCTTCTTTAAGGTGATGCAGGCGATCGTGCGGCTGTTGGAGGGCCTCTTGACCCGCGCGACCGATCCCAAGAAAACACGGAGGCTGCCGGTATGA